DNA from Halomonas sp. GFAJ-1:
CAGTGCTGGGTCTTCGTATTGGCAAAAATAGTGGGTAGCGTGAAGCTCTTGTAGCAGCACTAACTGGGCACCTTGCGCAACAGCGTCGCGGATACCCGCTTCGCTTGTGGCAAGGCTGCGTGCTTTATCAGGCCACGCGGGCTGTTGGACGACACCCACGATAAGCGTATGCGTCATAATAGCTCCTTACGATTCAAGGGTGACTGGAGTAAGGGTGCCTTTCGGCAGTTGCATGGTTAAGCAGTGCAGGCTGCCATGCTGACGAATCACGCTTGCGCACTCAATGGGTATCAGCGTGTGGTCAGGGAATGCCTGGGTTAGCGCCTGTAGCGCGACCATATCGGCGGGGTCGCCGTAAGTAGGTACCAAAACGGCCTGATTGATGATTAAAAAGTTAGCGTAGGTCGCCGGTAAACGATGGCCATCATCCGGGTCAAAACATGCTTGCGGCCAGGGTAAAGGGATAAGGTTATAAGGCGCGCCGTTGCGTTGACGAAATGCCTTAAGCTCCTGCTCCATCGCCTTAAGAGCGGCATGGTGGGGATCGCTGGGGTCATCGCAGGTCACGTACGCAATGGTTGAAGGGTTGCAAAAGCGCGCCAGGGTATCAATGTGGCTATCGGTGTCGTCGCCTTCTAGGTGCCCATTGGCCAGCCATAGAACGCGGTCAACGCCAAAGTCCTCGGCCAACATTGTTTCTATATCGCTGCGGGAGTGCGTTGGGTTGCGATTGGGGTTAAGCAGGCAGGCCTCGGTGGTTAGTAGAGTGCCTTCGCCGTCCGTTTCAATACCGCCACCTTCAAGAACCAGCTCCCGAGAGGCGACTGGGCAGGCCCACACGCCCGCATCCGCTAGCCACAGGGTCAACTGATTGTCGTGCTCAGCGGGAAATTTTCCGCCCCAGCCGGTAAAGGTGTAGTCCAACAGCAGCGGCTGATTGTCTTCATCTATGACGGTAATCGGCCCGTGGTCTCGCGCCCATGTATCGTCGGTGGGCGCAACCACCAGTAGCAGCTGATGTTTGCTAATACCATAGGCGGCAAACGTCGCGGCTAGACGCGCGCGTGTTGCCTCATCAGGGAGGCTGATCAGCACGCGCTGGTAGCGTGCTGTGGCAATAACAATACGTTCAAGCGTCGCTTCGATACGCGATAATAAAGGCGCCCAATCACCGTCTGAGCGGGGCCAGGTAAGCTGAAGGCCATCTTGGGGGTGCCATTCCGGCAGCAGGCGATGCGTCTTGGTAGCCAACGTCACAGATGCTCTTAATAGAAGTAAAAAGACTTACCCTTGGGGCAAGAGGAACCGGCGCAATGTAGGGGCTTGCCCAGAAACATGCAAGCCTTACCTTGATATAGGGAACGGCTTTGCTCGATACCGCTCTAAGGCTGCGTTTGCACATGCAGCCCTGCTAAAAAAACCGTACCATGGGCGCTTATTATTAAGGAAGACTGCCATGCTTGATCGTTTGCCTTTTCTGGTGGGGCTGCGCTATGTGCGCGCTAAACGCCGGAACCACTTTATTTCGTTTATCTCCTTAACCTCAATGCTGGGCCTTATGCTCGGTGTGGCAGTACTGATTTTAGTGCTGTCGGTAATGAATGGCTTTGATCATGAGCTGCGAACCCGCATTTTGGGTATGGTGCCCCACACCAAAATTGAGGCGCAGGAAGGGTTGGTGGAGTGGGAGGCACTTGCTGAACAGCTAGTTGAGCGTGAGCGGGTAATCGGCGCGGCCCCTTTTATTGAACAGCAGGGTATGTTCTCCGCTGGCGGGCGTAATCAGGGGGCCATGGTGAACGGCATCCACCCTGATTGGGAAGGGCAAGTGTCTATTATTGGCAAACATATGCGCCAGGGCGAGTTAGCCGACTTAGTGCCTGGGGAGTGGAACGTAGTGCTGGGTTCAATGCTGGCGCGTCGTCTAGGCGTTGGCGTGGGCGACCGGGTCACGCTGTTAGTGCCCGAAGCCTCAATTACGCCGGCGGGTGTGTTTCCGCGCTTAAAGCGCTTTACGGTAAGCGGGATTTTTAGCGTGGGTGCCGATTTAGATGCCAACCTGGCCTACGCCAATATTTATGATATGCAAACGCTGGCGCGGTTGGGTGATGCCGTTGGGGGGCTGCGTCTCGAACTTGACGATCTTTTCCTTGCCGGTAGTGAAACCCAAGCGATTGTGAACGAACTAGGATCCGGGTATCGCGGTACTGACTGGACATTTTCCCATGGCAGCCTTTTCCAGGCGATCCAAATGGAGAAGCGCATGATTGCGCTGCTGCTCACCGTTATTATCGCTGTTGCTGCGTTTAACATTGTATCAACACTGGTCATGGTGGTGACCGACAAGCGCGCTGACATTGCCATTTTGCGCACCATCGGGGCGACGCCGCGTTCGATCATGGGTATTTTCATTGTTCAAGGCTTGGCAATTGGTTTGATTGGTATTGCGGTGGGCGTCGGGGTCGGGATTTTATTGGCTCTAACGATCTCTGACTTGATCGGCTGGTTTGAGGGTGTGCTGGGTATTCAATTCCTGGATGCTGGCGTTTACTTTATTAGCGACCTGCCTTCCCGCTTACACTGGGCAGATGTAAGGGATATCGTAGTGGCTGCTTTCGGGCTTACGTTCCTCTCGACGCTGTACCCTGCCTGGCGGGCGGCGCGTGTTCAGCCTGCGGACGTATTGCGCTATGAATAAGGATGATTTAATGACCTCATCGATACCGCAGCCAGGGGCAATTATGTTGCAGTGCCAAGGCTTGACGCGAGTCTACAGTGAAGGCCCACAAGACCTTACCGTGCTTGACCAGCTTGATTTACAGGTGCGCGCTGGCGAGCGCGTTGCCATTGTGGGTAGTTCGGGCTCAGGTAAGACAACGCTGCTCAATTTGCTCGGCGGCCTTGATCGGCCAAGTGGCGGTAGCGTGGTGATTGCCGGGGAGCCGCTATCAGGTCTTAATGAAGCGGCATTGGGCAAGTTCCGTAACCGCTATATTGGCTTCGTTTACCAGTTCCACCACCTGCTAGCTGAGTTTAGCGCGGTGGAGAACGCTGCGTTGCCGCTGATCATTCGCGGTCAGCCCAAGAAGGTGGCGGAGCAGCGGGCCATGCAGTTGCTGGAGCGGGTGGGCATGAAGGCGAGGGCTGATCATAAACCTGGCGAGCTTTCTGGAGGCGAGCGCCAGCGTGTTGCCATTGCTCGGGCCTTGGTAACCGACCCAAGCCTTGTATTAATGGATGAACCCACCGGCAACTTGGATCAAACCACGGCGAGCACGATTTTAGCGCTGATGGATCAACTGGCTAAAGAGAGCGCCTGCGCCTTTGTGATTGTGACCCACGATGTAGCGCTTGCGGCCCATCAAGACCGCGTTTTGAAGCTTGATGGGGGCCAGTTAGTGGAACAAATTGACGTGACTGCGTAGGCCGTCTCAGCGAGTTTTTACGCTACTCGTCAAACTCTGATTCAATTTGTGCTCTACGCTGCCGCCTCTTCAGGCGGCGGCGTTTCCAGTTATGGGACACATGCCAGCGCCATATCAAGCGAATACCAACGTTAGCGACAACCGCTAGTACCACCGCCGTCATCAATGACCCCACCATTAAGGGCGGCATGATGTCGTGCATTTGCTCGGCAATCCAACGGGTTGAAATGCGTGAAGGGGCCTCTCGCACCGGGGCGCCTAATAGAAAGGTGCCCACGCGGTAGTTAAAATAAAATATCAACGGCATGGTAAGTGGATTGGTAATCCATACCAGACCGACAGAAAGCGCTAAGTTGCAACGACTAAGGCGTGCGCCCAACGCAGCTACCACCATCTGAAACGGGATAGGTAGCATGGCGCAAAATAGCCCTACGCTGAAGGCGTTGGCAACGCTTCGTCGAGTTAAAAGCCATAATCCAGGGTCGGCAATGAGCGGCGCCATAAAACGTAACGAACGCTGGCGTCTTAGCGTGTCTGGTTTAGGCATGTAGCGCTGCAGGAAACGCCGCGGCATGTCATATACTCTTGCGATTGATGCGCCCTATTATCCATATAGCGAAGTGCTTCGGCTATGCCATAGGCGTTAATGATCTAACACCAAGGAGAGGTGATGCGTTTAGGCGTTGCGGTACCCGCTGCATTGGCAACCCTAATCGGCGTACTGTTGGCAGGGTGGAGTGGTGCAGAGGGGCACTTTTTGCCCTGGCTCAGCATTATCTTGGTGAGTCTCCTGTGGCTAACGTTAGGGCGCCCTAAGCTATTGATATGGCTTTTAATTGGCGGCTTTGCATTTGTCAGCGTGCAGCAAGAGTGGGGGCGACGTTTGCCGCCAGGTCTAAGTGGTGAAGACGTTACCCTGCAGGCGCGCATACTAAGCGTTCAGCGCGAAGAAGGCTCGTCACGTATGCGGCTAGCGGTCGAGAAGTGTCGGGCACCCGTGAACCTTCCAAACTGTGATTCACTGCGCCGCGTACGCGTCAGTGCTTACGGCGAGCATGCCTATCAAGCGGGTGAGCGTTGGCAAATGACGCTACGACTACGCCCACCTCGCGGTTTTGCCAATCCCGATACGTTTAATTTTGAACGATGGCTATGGCGGGAAGGTATCCATGCCACGGGGTATGTGCGTCAGGACCCCGCTCCACAACGATTAGCTACCGCGGCCCCTGGGCTGCGCCAAAAAGCGCTTGCTATGCTGGCTAGCCAGCCCCTTGAAGCTCGCACCCAGCGCTGGCTAGCCGCGCTTACCCTAGGCGAGAGCGGCCAATTGACCCAAGATGACTGGGCGCTTCTAAACGCCACGGGTACCACGCATCTGGTGGTTATTTCTGGTTTGCATGTGGGTTTAGTCGCGTCGTTTACGCTGCTGTTAGCACGTTGGGCGGCGCGGTTACTGTCACCGACTAACTGGCGGCTGCGTGCCTGGCCATGGTGGCTGGCGGGGGCTGCGGCAGTGGGGTATGCCACGTTAGCTGGGCTGGCACCGCCAGCAACGCGCGCCATGGTGATGACGCTTTTGGGACTGTGGGTACTTAGCGGTCGGCATTCTCCCGGCGCTTGGCAGGCGTGGTGGCTAGCGCTGGCGCTGATTTTGGTGGTGAACCCGCTGTCGTTCTGGCGTCCTGGGCTTTGGCTTTCCTTTATTGCCGTGGGCTGGCTAATCATCATCTGGCAGGGGAGGCAGCGACCCAGCGGGATAAAAGGGTGGTGCTGGGCTTTACTGCGCTCACAATTATTGTTGGCACCGTTAATGGCCGCAGCAGTGTTGCTGGCCTTTGGGCGTGTGGCGCCTGCTGCCCCGCTCATCAACCTGGTTGCCGTGCCTTGGGTGAGTTCCGTTATGGTGCCCAGTGCGCTGTTAGGGTGGCTGCTTGCTCCGTTGCCGGGTGTTGGACAGTTAATGTGGTGGGGGTTTGAGCAAGCGCTCGCCGTGTTTCATCAGCTGTTAGTCATAGCCGTTCGATATGCGCCGCTGTGGGAGCCTGCGCCTGCACTTGTTTATCCGCTTGCGGGGGCGTTGCTGCTGTTCGCCCTATGCTGGGGCTTGCCGGGCATACCGCGCTGGCTACGCTTTAGCGCGACGTTGCTCACTGGCTTACTACCTTGGGCCCCGCTGGAACAAACGCTGCCCTCAGGGGAGCTTCGCGTGACGGTATATGATGTGGGCCAAGGGCAGTTAATTGAATTGCGTAGCGCCACGCATCGCATGCTTTACGACACAGGCCCACGCTTTCGTAGCGGCTTTATGCCGTTGCAAACGCTCTGGCCAGCAGGGCAGCAGTTTAATCAAGTCATGGTCAGTCATGCCGATATGGATCATGCGGGTGGGGTAAAAAGCCTGCTAGACGATCATCAGGTTAACCAGTGGTTGGCGCCCTCGGGGGAATCGCTGCCGGTTGAGGCGACAGCCTGCGAGCGTGGGCAGCAGTGGCAGTACGACGGCATTGAGTATCGCGTGCTTTGGCCCCCGGCGGGTGAAAATACGCTATCGGCGAATGATCGTTCCTGTGTGCTGGAAGTAAGCGTAGGTGAGCAGCGTTTGCTGATCACCGGGGATGTTGGGCGTGATATCGAAAGGCGCTTCGTGGCTGATCTGACGCCGCCCATCAGTGTATTAGTCGCAGGGCACCATGGTAGTCATACAAGCTCAGGCGTGCAGTTTGTGCGCATGAGTCGCCCCCTCAATGTGATTTTTAGTGCTGGGCGAGATAATGCCTTTAATCACCCTGTGGATGACGTGGTACGCCGGTTTCGTGACCAAGAGAGCTGTATGTGGAGTACCGCTCATGATGGAGCGCTTCGCTTTACGCTGCAGGCTAACCAGCCTGTAGAGGTTATTCCTTGGCGAAAGCTGCACGGAGGTCGTAAGCGGTGTTGATGCGCCTCGCCATAAGGTAGAATTCTGCGCACTGCACACTATTGCCGGGAGCGCGTGTGACTGATTCAGGTTGGATTCTCTATAAACGGTTATTAGGCTACGTTAAACCGCATTGGCGTGCATTTGCGCTGGCGATCGTAGGCTTTGTGATTTATGCCGCTTCAAGTACTGCACTAGCAGAGATGATGAAACGGTTAATCGACGGTATTCAGCACCCTGATGCAGCCTTCAGGCTTTTCTTACCGCTGTTTGTCATTCTGATGTTTGCCTCCCGCGGGTTAGGCACTTTTTTAAGCACTTACTTTATGGCGTATGTGGGGCGCTACGTGATTCATACGTTGCGCTGCAACGTGTTTAACCACTTACTGCACTTGCCTGGACGCTTTTTTGATCACCACTCGAGTGGTCATCTGGTCTCTCGTGTTACCTATCATGTAGAGCAAGTGGCGGGTGCTGCCACCAATGCCGTTACGATTATTCTTCGCGAAGGGTTGTTCGTGGTAGGCCTGATTGGCTATTTGTTTTGGACAAACTGGATGCTGACGCTGCTGTTTTTGGCAGTAACCCCCCTTATTGCCGCAGTCGTCAGCTACGTGAGTAAGCGGTTTAGACGCATTTCTAAGCGCATCCAGCACTCCATGGGCGATGTTACCCACGTGGCGTCTGAGGCGCTCTCAGGCTATCGCGTGGTGCGCACTCACGGCGCCGAGCCTTATGAAAAACAGCGTTTTGAAAGGGTGAGTGAAGAGAACCGCCGTCAGAGTATGAAGGAGGCAATGACCCGCGCGGTGAGCTCGCCCGTTATCTTGATGCTGGTGGCTGTTTCCATGGCGCTGCTGGTGTGGATGGCGATGTCCCCAGCCCTGATGGCTGACATGACACCCGGCGAGTTTGTGGCGTTTATTACCGCTGCGGCGCTGATGATCAAGCCGGTGCGTCAGCTCACCGAAGTTAATAGCGAAATCCAAAAAGGCATTGCCGCCGCCTCTGAGCTATTTGGCTTGCTGGATTTATCCACTGAGCAAGATGAGGGCAAGAAGATTCCTCAGCGGTTAAACGGTGAGGTAGTGATTGATAACATCAGCTTTCGCTACGCGGACGACCAGCCCAATGTGCTCCATGGCATTACTCTTAACATAGCCCCCGGTGAGCTGGTGGCGATAGTGGGGCGCTCTGGCAGCGGGAAGTCAACGCTGGTCAGCTTGCTACCGCGGTTTTATCGTCCAAGCGAAGGGCGAATTTTGATCGATGGCATTGATGCCAATGAATATGCTCTTGGGCCGCTAAGACAGCAGATCGGCCTAGTGTCTCAGCAGGTAACCCTGTTTAACGCCACTATTGCCGATAACATTGCTTACGGCGTTACCAACCCAGACCCTGCTGCCGTAGAAGCCGCTGCGCAAGCAGCCTATGCCAGCGAGTTTATTGAGAAGCTGCCCGAGGGGTACGCTACCGTAGTAGGGGAGAACGGCGTCATGCTTTCAGGTGGGCAGCGCCAGCGCTTAGCGATTGCCCGGGCGATTTTTAAAGACGCGCCTATCCTGATTTTGGACGAAGCCACTTCCGCTTTGGATACCGAGTCAGAGCGTTATATTCAGAAAGCTCTTGAGCGAGTATGTGAAGGCCGCACCACGCTGGTCATCGCCCACCGTCTCTCTACTATCGAGCGTGCTGACCGCATTCTGGTAATGGATCAAGGGCGGATTATTGAACAGGGCTCGCATCAGGCGCTTTTGGAAGCCGGTGGTGCATACTCAGCGCTGCATCAGCTGCAGTTTCAGGAGAGTGAATGAGCCTGGAGCAGCGTTGGCTAAAGGCGGCTTATGGGGCTAGCCCATGGCTGACGCCGCTCTATCCGCTGGGCGGTTTATACCGTTACCTTATGGCGCGTCGTGAAGCGAGCTATCGCGACGGAAAGAAGCCG
Protein-coding regions in this window:
- a CDS encoding DNA internalization-related competence protein ComEC/Rec2, coding for MRLGVAVPAALATLIGVLLAGWSGAEGHFLPWLSIILVSLLWLTLGRPKLLIWLLIGGFAFVSVQQEWGRRLPPGLSGEDVTLQARILSVQREEGSSRMRLAVEKCRAPVNLPNCDSLRRVRVSAYGEHAYQAGERWQMTLRLRPPRGFANPDTFNFERWLWREGIHATGYVRQDPAPQRLATAAPGLRQKALAMLASQPLEARTQRWLAALTLGESGQLTQDDWALLNATGTTHLVVISGLHVGLVASFTLLLARWAARLLSPTNWRLRAWPWWLAGAAAVGYATLAGLAPPATRAMVMTLLGLWVLSGRHSPGAWQAWWLALALILVVNPLSFWRPGLWLSFIAVGWLIIIWQGRQRPSGIKGWCWALLRSQLLLAPLMAAAVLLAFGRVAPAAPLINLVAVPWVSSVMVPSALLGWLLAPLPGVGQLMWWGFEQALAVFHQLLVIAVRYAPLWEPAPALVYPLAGALLLFALCWGLPGIPRWLRFSATLLTGLLPWAPLEQTLPSGELRVTVYDVGQGQLIELRSATHRMLYDTGPRFRSGFMPLQTLWPAGQQFNQVMVSHADMDHAGGVKSLLDDHQVNQWLAPSGESLPVEATACERGQQWQYDGIEYRVLWPPAGENTLSANDRSCVLEVSVGEQRLLITGDVGRDIERRFVADLTPPISVLVAGHHGSHTSSGVQFVRMSRPLNVIFSAGRDNAFNHPVDDVVRRFRDQESCMWSTAHDGALRFTLQANQPVEVIPWRKLHGGRKRC
- a CDS encoding ATP-binding protein; translation: MPRRFLQRYMPKPDTLRRQRSLRFMAPLIADPGLWLLTRRSVANAFSVGLFCAMLPIPFQMVVAALGARLSRCNLALSVGLVWITNPLTMPLIFYFNYRVGTFLLGAPVREAPSRISTRWIAEQMHDIMPPLMVGSLMTAVVLAVVANVGIRLIWRWHVSHNWKRRRLKRRQRRAQIESEFDE
- a CDS encoding ABC transporter, coding for MTSSIPQPGAIMLQCQGLTRVYSEGPQDLTVLDQLDLQVRAGERVAIVGSSGSGKTTLLNLLGGLDRPSGGSVVIAGEPLSGLNEAALGKFRNRYIGFVYQFHHLLAEFSAVENAALPLIIRGQPKKVAEQRAMQLLERVGMKARADHKPGELSGGERQRVAIARALVTDPSLVLMDEPTGNLDQTTASTILALMDQLAKESACAFVIVTHDVALAAHQDRVLKLDGGQLVEQIDVTA
- a CDS encoding cell division protein FtsX, which encodes MLDRLPFLVGLRYVRAKRRNHFISFISLTSMLGLMLGVAVLILVLSVMNGFDHELRTRILGMVPHTKIEAQEGLVEWEALAEQLVERERVIGAAPFIEQQGMFSAGGRNQGAMVNGIHPDWEGQVSIIGKHMRQGELADLVPGEWNVVLGSMLARRLGVGVGDRVTLLVPEASITPAGVFPRLKRFTVSGIFSVGADLDANLAYANIYDMQTLARLGDAVGGLRLELDDLFLAGSETQAIVNELGSGYRGTDWTFSHGSLFQAIQMEKRMIALLLTVIIAVAAFNIVSTLVMVVTDKRADIAILRTIGATPRSIMGIFIVQGLAIGLIGIAVGVGVGILLALTISDLIGWFEGVLGIQFLDAGVYFISDLPSRLHWADVRDIVVAAFGLTFLSTLYPAWRAARVQPADVLRYE
- a CDS encoding lipid A export permease/ATP-binding protein MsbA, translating into MTDSGWILYKRLLGYVKPHWRAFALAIVGFVIYAASSTALAEMMKRLIDGIQHPDAAFRLFLPLFVILMFASRGLGTFLSTYFMAYVGRYVIHTLRCNVFNHLLHLPGRFFDHHSSGHLVSRVTYHVEQVAGAATNAVTIILREGLFVVGLIGYLFWTNWMLTLLFLAVTPLIAAVVSYVSKRFRRISKRIQHSMGDVTHVASEALSGYRVVRTHGAEPYEKQRFERVSEENRRQSMKEAMTRAVSSPVILMLVAVSMALLVWMAMSPALMADMTPGEFVAFITAAALMIKPVRQLTEVNSEIQKGIAAASELFGLLDLSTEQDEGKKIPQRLNGEVVIDNISFRYADDQPNVLHGITLNIAPGELVAIVGRSGSGKSTLVSLLPRFYRPSEGRILIDGIDANEYALGPLRQQIGLVSQQVTLFNATIADNIAYGVTNPDPAAVEAAAQAAYASEFIEKLPEGYATVVGENGVMLSGGQRQRLAIARAIFKDAPILILDEATSALDTESERYIQKALERVCEGRTTLVIAHRLSTIERADRILVMDQGRIIEQGSHQALLEAGGAYSALHQLQFQESE
- a CDS encoding agmatine deiminase — its product is MTLATKTHRLLPEWHPQDGLQLTWPRSDGDWAPLLSRIEATLERIVIATARYQRVLISLPDEATRARLAATFAAYGISKHQLLLVVAPTDDTWARDHGPITVIDEDNQPLLLDYTFTGWGGKFPAEHDNQLTLWLADAGVWACPVASRELVLEGGGIETDGEGTLLTTEACLLNPNRNPTHSRSDIETMLAEDFGVDRVLWLANGHLEGDDTDSHIDTLARFCNPSTIAYVTCDDPSDPHHAALKAMEQELKAFRQRNGAPYNLIPLPWPQACFDPDDGHRLPATYANFLIINQAVLVPTYGDPADMVALQALTQAFPDHTLIPIECASVIRQHGSLHCLTMQLPKGTLTPVTLES